A single genomic interval of Juglans regia cultivar Chandler chromosome 1, Walnut 2.0, whole genome shotgun sequence harbors:
- the LOC108981936 gene encoding pentatricopeptide repeat-containing protein At1g03540: MKLSFFFKRHCSSLTPLNPKNTKTTSIKESQILYLCKLGALPDALRLLNSTNYGDISVKPVLYASLLQTCTKVLSFNHGLQIHAHVVKSGLETDRFVGNSLLALYFKLGRDFSETRRVFDGLFVKDVISWTSIISGYVRAGKPGDSLEFFWKMLLFGVEPNGFTISATIKACSELGYLRLGRCFHGMVVRCGFDSNYVISSALIDMYGRNYESGDAHRLFDQLPEPDAICWTSLISAYTRNDLFVEAMGFFYAMHRNHGLSPDEFTCGTVLTACGNLGRLKQGKELHAKVITSGLCGNVVVESSLVDMYGKCGSVDESRLVFDRMPKRNSVSWSALLGVYCQNSDFESVIKLFREMEEVDLYCFGTVLRACAGLAAVRLGKEVHCQYMKRGGWRDVIVESALVGLYAKCGCISFAFRIFMQMPVKNLITWNSMICGFAQNGKGEEALRIFYEMIKDGIKPDYISFIGVLFACSHTGLVDQGRKYFILMTEEYGIKAGIEHYNCMVDLLGRAGLLEEAENLIENAEFKNDSSLWAVLLGACTTCTNSITAERIAKKMIELEPGYHLSYVLLANVYRAIGRWNDALEIRRLMENRGVKKMVGRSWIESNRNLSSHLDVGSFIIPGNNNSSSAGEFV; the protein is encoded by the coding sequence atgaagctctccttcttcttcaaacGGCATTGCAGCTCTCTCACTCCTCTCAATcccaaaaacaccaaaaccaCATCGATCAAAGAATCCCAAATCCTCTATCTGTGCAAGCTCGGAGCGCTTCCCGATGCGCTTCGACTCCTAAACTCCACAAATTACGGCGACATCTCGGTCAAACCAGTCCTGTATGCTTCACTCCTACAAACGTGTACTAAAGTCCTTTCTTTCAACCATGGCCTCCAAATCCATGCCCATGTTGTTAAGTCCGGCCTTGAGACCGACCGTTTCGTCGGAAATAGCTTacttgctctttattttaaattaggtCGTGATTTTTCGGAGACTCGGAGAGTTTTTGATGGTCTATTTGTTAAGGATGTGATATCTTGGACCTCTATAATATCGGGGTATGTTCGGGCTGGAAAGCCTGGGGACTCGCTTGAGTTTTTCTGGAAGATGTTGCTTTTCGGGGTTGAGCCAAATGGGTTCACTATATCTGCAACGATCAAGGCCTGTTCAGAGCTTGGATATTTGAGGCTCGGGAGGTGCTTTCATGGGATGGTTGTGAGATGTGGGTTTGATTCGAATTATGTCATTTCTAGTGCTTTGATTGACATGTATGGGAGGAACTATGAATCGGGAGATGCACACCGGCTATTTGATCAGTTGCCTGAACCGGATGCTATATGTTGGACGTCGCTTATTTCGGCATATACAAGAAATGATTTGTTCGTGGAGGCCATGGGTTTCTTTTATGCGATGCATAGAAATCATGGGCTGTCCCCTGATGAATTTACGTGTGGGACTGTTTTGACTGCTTGTGGTAATTTAGGGAGGTTAAAGCAAGGTAAAGAGCTGCATGCTAAGGTTATTACTTCTGGACTTTGTGGAAATGTGGTTGTTGAGAGCAGCCTTGTGGACATGTATGGAAAATGTGGGTCGGTAGATGAATCTCGGCTTGTTTTTGACAGGATGCCCAAAAGGAATTCAGTTTCTTGGTCTGCATTGCTTGGAGTATACTGTCAAAATTCAGACTTTGAATCTGTCATTAAACTATTTAGGGAAATGGAAGAGGTTGATCTTTACTGTTTTGGAACTGTCCTTCGTGCATGTGCAGGTTTGGCAGCAGTACGACTAGGGAAAGAAGTACATTGCCAGTATATGAAAAGGGGTGGTTGGAGGGATGTCATTGTAGAATCAGCCTTAGTTGGTCTTTATGCTAAATGTGGTTGTATCAGTTTTGCATTTAGGATTTTCATGCAGATGCCAGTGAAAAATTTGATAACTTGGAACTCAATGATTTGTGGGTTTGCTCAAAATGGAAAAGGTGAGGAAGCtcttagaattttttatgagaTGATTAAGGACGGAATAAAGCCTGATTACATTAGTTTTATTGGGGTTCTCTTTGCTTGTAGCCATACAGGTTTGGTTGATcaaggaagaaaatattttatcttaatgaCCGAGGAATATGGGATTAAAGCTGGAATTGAGCACTATAATTGCATGGTTGACCTTCTAGGCCGTGCTGGCCTACTTGAAGAAGCTGAAAATTTGATAGAGAATGcagaatttaaaaatgattcATCTCTTTGGGCAGTACTTCTCGGTGCTTGCACTACATGTACGAACTCCATAACTGCAGAGCGCATTGCTAAGAAAATGATCGAATTGGAACCTGGCTACCACTTGAGTTATGTTCTTCTAGCTAATGTTTACAGAGCAATAGGACGATGGAATGATGCCTTGGAGATTAGGAGGTTGATGGAAAATAGAGGGGTTAAAAAGATGGTAGGTAGGAGCTGGATTGAAAGTAACAGAAACTTGAGTTCTCATCTTGACGTGGGTAGTTTCATTATTCCTGGAAATAATAATTCTTCTAGTGCGGGGGAGTTTGTGTGA
- the LOC108981943 gene encoding pentatricopeptide repeat-containing protein At1g73710: MLLLHSYSYSSNSREFTQESLHNSMHNLSLLPNLHSPFKTRAFLGFNVHDPRLAKRQQRLLHYVVPSHQALDTMVSSHTHQQILGGSRVLLGFKLQCHSRALTPPAQSSSLNGRKKKYGGVLPSILRSLDSENDIEKTLNSFGGNLNPKEQTVILKEQIRWERVIRVFEWFKSQKGYVPNVIHYNVVLRALGRAQKWDELRLCWIEMANKGILPTNNTYGMLVDVYGKAGLVKESLLWIKHMRQRGLFPDEVTMNTVVRVLKDAKEFDRADRFYRDWCVGRVELDDLDLDSIVESVDGGSALISIKHFLSTELFKTGGRISGPKVRSAYDVENSVRKPRRTSTYNTLIDLYGKAGRLKDAADVFAEMLKSGVAMDTITFNTMIFTCGSHGNLSEAELLLTKMEERGICPDTKTFNIFLSMYADAGQIDAALQCYRKIREVGLFPDSVTHRAVLHILCERNMVQDVETVLLEMERSGLRVDEHSIPGVVKMYINEGLLGQAKSTFEKSQSNGGLSSKTRGAIIDAYAEKGLWAEAEAVFFCKRDLVGQKKDVLEYNVMVKAYGKAKLYDKALSLFKDMKNYGTWPDECTYNSLIQMFAGGDLVEQARELLAEMQAMALKPHCSTFSAVIACYARLGQLSDAVGVYQEMIRVGVPSNEVVYGSLINGFAESGRVEDALQYFYQMEESGILVNQVVLTSLIKAYGKVGNLEGAKAIYERIKDLESGPDIVASNSMINLYADLGMVFEAKLLFEDLRDKGWADGVSFATMMFLYKNLGMFDEAIDVAEEMKQSGLLRDCTSYNKVMACYATNGQLRECGELLHEMITRKLLPDTGTFKVLFTVLKKGGFPIEAVTQLELSYQEGKPYARQAVITSLFSLVGMHAFAIESCEILAKADVVLDSSVYNAAIYAYGVFGEIDKALNIFMKMQDEDLEPDLVTFINLVGCYGKAGMLGGVNRIYSQLKFGEIEPSESLFKAIIDAYKNANRHDLANLVTQEMRFVSGSQLSSESITEDESDGLQQASDSETIDEYDEISSGL; this comes from the coding sequence ATGCTGCTGCTCCACAGTTACAGCTACAGCTCTAACTCCAGAGAATTTACTCAAGAAAGTCTCCACAACTCGATGCATAACCTAAGCTTGCTTCCAAACCTTCATTCTCCTTTCAAAACTAGGGCTTTTCTAGGGTTTAACGTACACGACCCTCGCTTAGCAAAAAGACAGCAACGCCTTTTGCACTATGTTGTACCCTCTCACCAGGCCCTTGATACTATGGTAAGTTCACATACCCACCAACAGATTCTGGGGGGATCTAGGGTTCTACTGGGGTTTAAGCTTCAGTGCCATTCTAGAGCATTAACTCCCCCAGCACAAAGTTCTTCACTCAATGGTAGGAAAAAGAAGTATGGAGGTGTATTGCCTTCGATTTTAAGGTCATTGGATTCTGAAAATGACATCGAAAAGACCCTTAATTCCTTTGGTGGGAATTTGAATCCTAAAGAACAGACTGTTATTCTCAAAGAACAGATCAGATGGGAAAGAGTAATCAGGGTTTTTGAATGGTTCAAGTCGCAGAAAGGGTATGTGCCCAATGTAATTCACTATAATGTTGTGCTTCGAGCATTGGGTAGAGCTCAGAAATGGGATGAGTTGAGGCTTTGTTGGATTGAAATGGCAAACAAGGGCATTTTGCCAACGAATAATACATATGGGATGCTCGTCGATGTGTATGGGAAAGCTGGGCTTGTGAAAGAATCGCTTTTGTGGATTAAGCATATGAGACAGAGGGGACTTTTTCCGGATGAAGTTACGATGAATACGGTTGTTCGGGTGTTAAAGGATGCAAAAGAGTTTGATAGGGCTGATAGGTTTTATAGAGATTGGTGTGTTGGGCGGGTTGAGTTGGATGATCTTGATTTGGATTCTATAGTTGAATCTGTAGATGGGGGCTCTGCACTTATTAGTATTAAGCATTTTTTGTCAACTGAACTTTTCAAGACGGGTGGGAGAATTTCTGGTCCAAAAGTTAGGAGTGCTTATGATGTGGAGAATTCTGTTCGGAAGCCAAGACGTACATCCACATATAACACCTTGATTGATTTGTATGGAAAGGCTGGGCGACTTAAAGATGCAGCTGATGTGTTTGCTGAAATGTTGAAGTCTGGGGTGGCAATGGATACCATTACTTTTAACACTATGATCTTTACTTGTGGAAGCCATGGAAATTTGTCAGAGGCAGAACTTTTGCTTACTAAGATGGAAGAAAGGGGCATATGTCCTGACACTAAAACTTTTAACATCTTTCTTTCTATGTATGCTGATGCTGGGCAGATTGATGCAGCTCTCCAGTGTTACAGGAAGATTAGAGAGGTAGGCCTTTTCCCTGATAGTGTTACTCACAGAGCTGTGCTTCATATATTATGTGAGAGAAATATGGTTCAAGATGTGGAGACCGTGCTTTTGGAAATGGAGAGATCTGGCTTGCGTGTTGATGAGCATTCTATTCCTGGTGTTGTTAAAATGTATATCAATGAAGGATTGCTTGGTCAGgcaaaatccacttttgaaaaGAGTCAATCAAATGGTGGGTTGTCATCAAAGACGCGTGGAGCAATTATAGATGCTTATGCTGAAAAGGGTCTTTGGGCTGAAGCTGAGGCTGTGTTCTTTTGTAAGAGAGATTTGGTAGGACAGAAGAAGGACGTTTTGGAATACAATGTCATGGTCAAAGCTTATGGAAAGGCAAAGCTTTATGATAAggccctctctctcttcaaggACATGAAAAATTATGGGACATGGCCAGACGAATGCACCTATAATTCTCTCATTCAAATGTTTGCTGGAGGTGATCTCGTGGAGCAAGCAAGGGAACTGTTAGCGGAAATGCAGGCAATGGCCTTGAAACCTCATTGTTCAACCTTCTCTGCTGTTATTGCATGCTACGCGCGTCTTGGACAACTTTCTGATGCTGTTGGTGTCTACCAAGAAATGATAAGAGTGGGAGTACCTTCAAATGAAGTGGTGTATGGATCTCTAATCAATGGATTTGCGGAGTCTGGTAGAGTTGAAGATGCTCTACAATACTTCTACCAGATGGAAGAATCTGGGATTTTGGTAAATCAAGTAGTGTTGACATCCCTGATTAAAGCTTATGGTAAGGTGGGGAATCTGGAAGGAGCAAAAGCAATCTATGAGAGGATAAAGGATTTGGAGAGTGGTCCAGATATTGTCGCGTCAAACAGTATGATCAACCTCTATGCAGATTTAGGGATGGTTTTTGAGGCCAAATTGCTTTTTGAAGATTTGAGGGACAAGGGTTGGGCAGATGGGGTTTCATTTGCAACGATGATGTTCCTTTACAAGAACTTGGGCATGTTCGATGAAGCTATTGATGTTGCAGAGGAGATGAAACAGTCAGGTTTACTAAGGGACTGTACTTCATATAATAAGGTAATGGCTTGTTATGCCACTAATGGGCAGTTACGTGAGTGTGGTGAATTGTTGCATGAGATGATAACTCGGAAGCTCTTGCCCGATACTGGGACCTTTAAAGTATTATTCACTGTATTGAAGAAGGGAGGTTTTCCGATTGAAGCAGTAACACAGCTAGAGTTATCTTACCAGGAAGGAAAACCTTATGCTCGACAAGCTGTCATCacctcacttttctctttagtGGGTATGCATGCTTTTGCAATCGAGTCCTGCGAAATCTTAGCAAAAGCTGATGTGGTTCTTGATTCTTCTGTCTACAATGCTGCTATATACGCTTATGGGGTATTTGGGGAAATTGACAAGGCTTTGAACATATTCATGAAAATGCAGGATGAGGACCTGGAACCCGACCTTGTAACATTTATAAATCTGGTAGGTTGTTATGGAAAAGCTGGTATGCTTGGGGGTGTGAACCGGATTTACAGCCAACTAAAATTTGGAGAGATTGAGCCCAGTGAATCCTTGTTTAAGGCAATAATTGATGCATATAAAAATGCCAACAGACATGACCTTGCTAATTTGGTTACCCAAGAGATGAGGTTTGTTTCCGGCTCCCAACTATCATCTGAGTCTATAACTGAAGATGAGTCAGATGGCTTGCAACAAGCGTCTGATTCTGAAACCATAGATGAATATGATGAAATTTCTTCAGGTCTTTAG